A stretch of Gemmatimonadaceae bacterium DNA encodes these proteins:
- a CDS encoding DPP IV N-terminal domain-containing protein, protein MHIRPAGDAFTFVRASLAALVAALLFAATPSQLAAQSLSARYARADAFLPWNAQSLVSGNTIDPHWLDGDRFWFRASRGLGGEFIVVDPVRGTRATAFDHVRLAAALSLAADTAYAAGKLPFTEFEYVRNGQAIRFNVADSARFTCDIVAYTCAAREKAAAPAKDEILSPDGKWAAFSRNENLWVRNVASGEETQLSTDGEANWGYGVVPEGCCQEITNRRAKRKVWPVLRWSPDSRRIATHRYDERRVELLNLIETVPGGRPKLHSYHYALPGDSVIPTWEAYVFDVEARRGVKLEIAPIPGFFTSADSSFDDVQWTRDGASLFVTARSRDFKKYDVWQGDPASGKARLVFTDSGKTYRELNQFGAPNWRPLKNGKELLWWSERDGWGHLYRIDVATGKVINQVTSGAWLVLDLLSVDETLGTVHFAGVGREGGVDPYYRLFYKVALDGSGLARLTPENADHAVTVTPSGKYFVDLYSRRDLAPTGVLRAADGRVLQGIEKGDIAPLAAVGWKPPVPFTAKGRDGVTDVYGYLYFPSDYDSTKSYPVLDYIYPGPQIGAVATRSFVASAAGFTQSMAELGFIVFTVDAFGSPVRSKAFHDAYYANMTDNGIPDHISAIKALGVRYRAMDLDRVGIYGHSGGGFSGTDAILRYPDFYKVAVSGAGNHDQRVYHFPWGEKYHGLLVKNQTGGSNYDSQANQSLAANLKGKLLLSYGTLDDNVHPDMTLAVIDALIRANKKFDVFVFPNRNHGYAIEPYAIQLTMDYFVRHLRREEPPADYVFRMPR, encoded by the coding sequence TTGGAATGCGCAGTCGCTCGTCTCCGGGAACACCATCGACCCGCACTGGCTCGACGGCGACCGCTTCTGGTTCCGCGCATCGCGCGGGCTGGGCGGTGAGTTCATCGTCGTCGACCCGGTTCGCGGGACGCGCGCCACTGCCTTCGATCACGTGCGTCTCGCCGCCGCCCTCTCCCTCGCCGCTGATACGGCGTATGCAGCCGGGAAGCTCCCCTTCACCGAGTTCGAGTACGTCCGCAACGGCCAGGCAATCCGGTTCAACGTGGCCGACTCGGCGCGCTTCACCTGCGACATCGTCGCCTACACGTGCGCAGCGAGAGAGAAGGCCGCGGCACCGGCCAAGGACGAGATCCTCTCCCCGGATGGGAAGTGGGCCGCCTTCTCGCGCAACGAGAACCTGTGGGTCCGCAACGTCGCCAGCGGGGAGGAGACGCAGCTCTCCACCGATGGCGAGGCCAATTGGGGATACGGCGTTGTCCCCGAGGGGTGCTGCCAGGAGATCACCAACCGGCGCGCGAAGCGAAAGGTGTGGCCCGTGCTGCGCTGGTCGCCCGACTCCAGGCGCATCGCGACACACCGCTACGACGAGCGTCGCGTCGAGCTCCTCAACCTCATCGAGACTGTTCCCGGCGGGCGCCCAAAGCTCCACAGCTACCATTACGCGCTCCCGGGCGACTCGGTCATCCCCACGTGGGAGGCATACGTCTTCGACGTCGAGGCCAGGCGTGGCGTGAAGCTCGAGATCGCCCCCATCCCCGGCTTCTTCACCAGCGCCGATTCGTCGTTCGACGACGTGCAGTGGACCAGGGACGGCGCGTCGCTCTTTGTCACGGCGCGCTCGCGCGATTTCAAGAAGTACGACGTGTGGCAGGGCGATCCCGCCAGCGGCAAGGCGCGGCTCGTCTTCACCGACTCGGGCAAGACGTATCGCGAACTCAACCAGTTTGGTGCCCCCAACTGGCGCCCGCTCAAGAACGGCAAGGAACTGCTCTGGTGGTCGGAGCGAGACGGGTGGGGGCACCTCTATCGCATCGATGTCGCCACGGGGAAGGTGATCAACCAGGTGACGAGCGGGGCGTGGCTCGTCCTCGACCTCCTCTCCGTCGACGAGACGCTGGGCACCGTGCACTTCGCTGGCGTAGGGCGCGAGGGCGGCGTCGATCCCTACTATCGCCTCTTCTACAAGGTCGCGCTGGACGGGAGCGGGCTCGCGCGCCTCACCCCGGAGAACGCCGACCACGCCGTCACCGTCACCCCCTCGGGGAAGTACTTCGTCGACCTCTACTCGCGCCGCGACCTGGCCCCCACCGGCGTCCTGCGTGCAGCTGACGGTCGCGTGCTGCAAGGGATCGAGAAGGGGGACATCGCCCCGTTGGCTGCCGTCGGCTGGAAGCCTCCCGTGCCTTTCACCGCCAAGGGGCGCGACGGCGTCACCGACGTGTACGGCTATCTCTACTTCCCCAGCGACTACGACTCCACCAAGTCGTATCCCGTCCTCGACTACATCTACCCCGGGCCGCAGATCGGCGCCGTCGCCACACGATCGTTTGTCGCCAGCGCGGCTGGCTTCACGCAGTCGATGGCGGAGCTGGGCTTCATCGTCTTCACCGTCGATGCCTTCGGCTCCCCCGTACGCTCCAAGGCGTTCCACGATGCGTACTACGCCAACATGACCGACAACGGGATCCCGGATCACATCTCGGCCATCAAGGCGCTCGGCGTGCGCTACCGCGCGATGGACCTCGACCGCGTCGGGATCTATGGACACTCCGGTGGCGGCTTCTCGGGGACCGATGCCATCCTGCGCTACCCCGACTTCTACAAGGTGGCCGTGTCGGGGGCCGGCAATCATGACCAGCGCGTCTACCACTTCCCGTGGGGCGAGAAGTATCACGGCCTCCTGGTGAAGAACCAAACCGGCGGGAGCAACTACGACTCGCAGGCCAACCAGAGTCTTGCCGCCAACCTCAAGGGGAAGCTCCTCCTGTCCTACGGCACGCTGGACGACAACGTGCATCCCGACATGACGCTCGCCGTGATCGACGCGCTCATCCGGGCCAACAAGAAGTTCGATGTCTTTGTCTTTCCCAACCGCAACCACGGCTACGCCATCGAGCCGTACGCCATCCAGCTCACCATGGACTACTTCGTGCGCCACCTGCGGCGCGAGGAGCCGCCGGCCGACTACGTCTTCCGCATGCCACGTTAG